ACGAGCCCCTCGTTAATGAAAGTCCAGATATTTGCATATATGGAAATTAGGCCACATCATTGTTCATCCAttggtcttttctttttttttttgactggACTCCAGTTCCATAAACACCCCTCCCACCCGTGTCCTAACTAACCAAATTGGAAGTGGTATCCCGCGCACATGGATGATCTTGTGGAATGTGTAAATGAGTAGCCCACGCGATTGGCCAACCAACCCTCTCCGTGACCCAGCTCGCCCACCGTGTagggacatttttatttccccctcgTAACATTCAGACATTGTGAAATCacttgaaatgttttgttttcgtAAGTCGATgagcttctttcttttttgcgGTCGGCAAACGACGCACAGAGCGAGCAAATGGGATTAAATCCGGTTTCATTCCAAATTAAAAACCTCTTttctttataatatttattctaTTCGACCTCtcgttctttttcttctctgaatTACTGAGTCTGTTTTGGATTTTTGCTCAGGATTTATCACAGCCAGTGaaagttgttttaattttcCATGGTTGTAAATCAGGATCAGGCATGATCCCATCTATCAATACTCCGGTGAGGCCAAATTCCCCCTCATTTCCCAGGAATCACTTCGTTCTTTAACCAACACTTGTGCTTTCTCAACTCTATTATAAATCAGAGGCTTTATTCATACTTAATCGAAGCTTGAACcctcatggatcttgataacTTGCATTTATGGTCATGTTTCGCTCTATTTAATCGAAACTATTTCACCAAACATAAGTGCATCACTGCCACAGAGGGATCCGTGATCTCCCGCTGTCGAAGTGAAACTGAAGGTGCACACAAGCAGATTTCTCTTCGTAAAGCAGGAGGCGTTCATGTGTGACTTCCTCCATGTGACTGGGTGGATAATTGGCTATCTTTCTTCCCCACAGGGTTATGAAGGGTCACTGATTAAGTTAACTTCAAAACAGGTGAGATTCCTTCCATGAGTTGAAGGAGCTGCTTCAATGCtacactaaaaaaaaaaaaaaaaaatactaaacaaGCTGTTTAACATTGTTCCCATTAATTATCAGCTGTAAGATATTTGATTCCCAgaatgcttgtttgtttccGGTGCAGCTGGAATCTGTTGTCTCAGTTTgtttcttcccttttctcttccAGCCTGTCGGGTTTGTAACCTTTGACAGTAGGTCTGGAGCTGAAGCTGCGAAAAATGCGCTAAATGTAAGCATTGCCTCGTTTTCACTGATATGTAATCTCTGTCTGTTGCTATttgaggaccccccccccctcctgtgttAAATCCTCTTTAAATGTTGCTCTGTATTTCTTAGATTTGTTCTAACCTTTGCTTAAACCCGAGAGGAATGATtgggagtttaaaaaaaaaaaaagttctttctTTCCCATAAAACTTGTCAAAGCCAACccattttgtcttttataatTCAATGGCAGGGCCATTTTTGGAAAGAGGCCAGAATCCCGTAGCCTTACGGTAGTTTACTTTGACCTTGATACACATCCTTGGTATAGCTTTCACTGCTTTTACTGTAATACTCGTTCTCTAGCCACATGTGTAGTGTTATTTGGACACGTCCTCAGTAGCGTAACCTCTTATTTTGTCACCCAGTAGTAGCCCACATTGGCAGATCTAACACTTCTCTCTCATAGGCCTTCCTTATCAGCATCACCTCCTAGACACAccagcagtcacacacacaaacacacacacacgcacacacaccaaaataCTACTCACCTGCATGTGGGCACAACGCTTAGGGCACCAGAACACAAGCAGGATTAAACCACCTGAAAGAAACTACACAGTCTCACCATCAGCCCTTTTCCtcgtctccttctcctcctggcTCGTGTGACGGGGGGGGGCGACTCCTCCTGTCGCCTCTGCTCTTGATGTCGtcacgaggaggaggagatgcagtCATGTTGAAATATATCGGCGTATCCTTCAGTCTGTCCTTTGAAGACAGCAGAACAGTGTTTAGCTGACGGGAAGCTTGAAGGATACATGCCGAGTATTGAAACATGGCTTCAGGAAAGGAGGCCGTGAGAGACTACTGAGCTTCAGCCCCTCAGACTCAGCCCACCTCCCTTACTATACtatctccccctcctcccctcctccgtctctccctcagGGTATCCGTTTTGACCCCGAAAGTCCCCAGACCCTGCGCTTAGAGTTTGCTAAAGCCAACACGAAGATGGCAAAGAGTAAGCTGATGGCCACACCGAACCCCACAAATATCCACCCTGCTCTAGGAGCACACTTCATTGCACGGGACCCATGTAAGTTGTACGGCTGCACCACTCTAGGCTCTTTCATCCACTCTCACCTTGGCAATGCCAGTACTCGATAGCCCTTGttaccatttttaaaaaattcttGTCGTATTATGCTGGGGTATTAAAGACAAACGGGCAGGGGGttaaagacagtgtctaacaaATGAAAGACTAACTCACCTCCACATGCATGTGTCATCTCGACTCTTACGACAGCCGCTTTGCTTCTGTCCAGCTGCGATAACTGCACTCTCACAAGGTTTAGCCAGCAGTTGCGTCTCTGCTCTCTTTTGCCTTAACAACGGCACGATAGGTTAGATGTGGACAGGTGGTTGACGACGACCTCACTCAGACCAGATTTCTCCCGATGAAATGTGGCTAAAATCGGAAGGGGATAGGAAATGGTGTGTAGGGTTGTAAACGTGAACTGCAGGAGTTTGCAGGCTAAAGACTGCAGGACACAAACTGTCATTTATGCAGCTTTTTATCAAATATTTTGTCATCAAATCTCCATCCTCTTCCGCTTTTATGTTACCATGCAGTTATTGAGAGGAATATATTTTGAGAGGTCAGTTTCACCGGCGATCAAACTGAATGTTGGAGGCCGATCACTTTACAACCGGAGGCTAATGTGTCCTCGCCAAATAGAAACTAGAACGACACTTATTGGAGTGTGTACCTCCACCAAGCTTTTGAAATCAGATATAAAATCCCGATTCAGACTTTTTTaattcaaaggaaaaaaaacaattgtgaattgtcctggatctgcaccaaaatgtgtATTGTGTTCTTTATAATGTATTCTTTCGTCCTACAGaacatttcatgaaaatcaattgtcattttttaaactaacaaacgcacacaaatgAGAACCAccaccttggtggaggtactgAATGTTTCTTGGTGCTCGATGAAGGGAACTGGACAACTTCAGGTTTTTGATTTCAGTTCTAATCCGAAAGTTTATTTCACTTCTGAACATTTATAGGTAGTGAAGTCTGGTCTGACTGCGCCATTAGGGATGTAAAGCTTCATTCTTGTGACAGTGCAAAGTAAACCTACAAACATAACGACACAACAAGtgaatgtctttttttgtttttgtagcatGTATTGATCATATATTTAATTCTAAAATGTTGTACATGATGCAAGCCTGTATGTTCAAGGGTAGGTTAGTCAGCATTTTGTATCCTCCTGCCCTGTTCTTCCCCAGATGATCTGACAGGGGCAGCACTGATCCCAGCATCGCCGGATGCGTGGACTCCTTACCCCCTGTACACCACGGAGCTGACCCCAGGCCTCCCTCACGCAGCCTTCACTTACCCAGcggccgctgccgctgctgcagccCTCCACGCCCAGGTGAGGGAGCAACCGGTGTGTCTCTCTCTTATCTTCTATCCTTTGAGATATGCCCTAGTGCGTATTCAGCTTTACAAAAACTCAAAATGCGTGCTCGAAGGTACGAGGGCATGAGTTCTTGTAAAGTTGCGGTGCAgaggtgttttcatttttctcaatTTGTCCACAGCGCCAAAGAAAGTTAAGGGGAGAAGTGTAACCCTAAAACTTAATCAAATAGATAATTAATTAAgatttttgaattgaataaCCTGCTGCACTGTCAGAAATAGAGGTTTGGATTCTTGGAACCAAGTGGTCCTCTGAGGTATTACAACACCAAAAAGACCAGTGATGCTGAAGCCAACCCCGATTTCAGGTCTGTCAACTGCTGTTGGCTGCACAACATGTACTCGACCGTAATATCATAAAACCGAGTGCAAGTTAAAACCATTAGTTGTAGcgtaataaatatttttcatttcaaatggaaaatgtcTCTGACTCGTGCTCATCAGTGATGTGATGGGCACATTCCTTGGTTGAGTGTAACCTCACACATACCTTTTAAATCCCTCTGTGTTCGTCTCCTGGCTGTTTTTTGGTTTTCTCTATGCGGACGAATCTCGGGCATGAAGGTGTAGCTTTTTCCTTTAATGGAGATTTGAGCATCACTGTTCATCAGTGGGCAGAAAAGAAGCTGTTACTGATAAAATATCTATAATTTAATCTGCAGAATGAATTCCAGAGgagtaaacatttattttctaggACCTGGTTTGCAAATTTTAAGcacaacacacacgtttcatcaCATCTGCAGACTGTTGATCATTAACAGGCTGGatgaacaaatgtgttttacattGTCAGCTAATAGCAGTTTAAATGCTACTGCTGACTACAAGGGAGTGAGCCGGGCCTTCGGTAACAATAGCGATGGAAAATATTTCTCATGTTGGGTCATTTGAAGTTCATGAGCTAACTTCCTCCTGCAATGAAAGAGCCCAGGGGAGCGATACACTGAAGTAGGCAGCTATGACATAGTCCATTTTGTCGGGCACAAGAGGCGGAGGAATTCAAGGCATTTGCTCGGAGAAACTGTCAAAACCCGATGGCGTTCTCAGGAGGTGCCAACTTACTGTCCACGCTCCTGTTGGAACATAAGCTGAACGTGTAGCCACACAGAGGGAGGGCAGGGAGCTTTTTTAATCGCAATCTGATGAGAGATCCCTAAAATGCCCCGACTTCTCTTCCACTGCCTCTCGGCCTCGTTAGTTTGACCGCACGACAGCAGCGAAGCATTAACAGTCTCTAAACAACTGTTCCCTCCTGAGTGTATTAAGCCGTTTGGCCGCGCAGTTGTGGCCCCTGTCCTGTTCCATTAGGGTGAATAGAAATGAGAGGCCTCATTCTGCCACAGGCCTCAGTCGCAGGTATTGAAAGGTGCAGGCGGACCAGCTCTTAGCCAGTGGAAATGTTGAACACAAGGAGAGCCTGAAACTCTCCACATTTCCATGCCTGTTAATTACTGGAGGACTATTGTCCTCAACGAGCTGCTACGTGACCCACATTCCCATGGCTTCAGTGACCACGGCTTAAAGGGGCCGTCGTCCTGAACCTGCTCGTCAAAACCCGTTAATGGATGACGGATCCGCAGAGTTGAGTGTTGACGCACTGAAGCCTGGTGTCGGTCTACTGaacttgatttgtgtttgtgtttcttcagaTGCGCTGGTACCCGACTCCCTCTGAGACTTCCCAGCCTGGATGGAAATCCCGGCAGTTCTGTTAGATATTTAGTGAGTAAACTTTGGTTCAACAGTAAGATCTCATCCtccaaactgaaacacaatgtTTGACTGAAAACTGCAAAGTATGAtgacacaaatgaaaataactgaTGTGGCGTTTGTCTGGTGCTATTCTTTGCTTTCTCATTGTAAAAAACTGTTCACAAAACAGTGCATAAGCCtgtcttttactttcttattcCCAACCTGTCTCACTCAGCCCCAAACCCATTTGTTGCATTAAATgacattaatataaatattttaatgcaTCAAAGGAGTAAATTGTGAATTTGTCTGGGCTTTTTTCAGCTTGTATTTATAGCCCCAGGACTCAGTATGTGAGGCTGACTCAAAATAAACCAGTGTCCAAGTTTATggtaatgaaggaacatgtcactCAACAGTGTGGCTCAttaattttctttatatttggaCATCAATGGCGCTCTACACCCCAGAGGAATAATCTGTCAGGCTTTGATACATTAGATCaatgcattgtttgttttttaggtATTTATAGCAGTAAATGTACCTGAATGGAACAAATACGAATCAGTCCTCATGTGAAAATAGTCCCCGATTAATTCAAAACAATGGTTTCCTGTTTAAGGAAGTAGTTTATCCTTTTAAAACCTATGAATTAGAGATTTGCATTTTGAATAAGAACCAGTTTGACTTTGTGCTGAGTGCCACAGATGGGGGAAGGGAAATCAGAAAGCAATGAGACTAAAGCGTTGACTTTGAGTAAAATGCAGAATAAGTGCAGCTGTGTCCGTTTTTAAATTCTTGGATTTACTGGACTGACTCTCGTTTTCCCTGTTTTCTCCAGGCTACTGGAAACCACACCTTTGTCCAGCCGAAGTGAGGTTTGCCAAGCTCTTCATTAATTTAATCAGGTTTATTTAATGGACAAGTGTGCATTATTATAAACAAACAGTATTTATATCTCCTCCCGATTGTCCCTGGGGGGAGTTTGAGTTGAAATCATCTTGCTGTCGACAATCTGAGCTTATCCTTGGCAACTATTGCGGTACCATCGTAGCacttcaaaaaaataaataaataaataaaattaaaaaaaatatcctcGTGCAAATCCTAGTTAAACGCGACGGATCATATTTGCTGAGGGAAATTGTCGCATTGAAGTTACCGTTATTAAGCTAGTCTCTCCACGGGTTACCGCTGCTCCTGGGAGGTTTAGAAGCGTTAAGAGTCCTTGCATGTTCAAGTCTTTTTTGGCATGAATTTAGAACGCAGAGTTCTGTGTATCCTAATTTACttagtgtttgtgttgcctctTTACCTTTGCCTAGACAGcgaaatgttttgttttcctgtagAACCTTGGTCTTACCTCTGTGAATGTTAGGCTGTTGTGTAAATGGCTTATCTCGCATGGACCTTGTGAATGCCTCCCTACGTTCGATGACAATCCCAGTCCTTTATGATCATATCAATGTCTGTCATTATTTGAGCAAAAGAAAGTACAAgtattttttgacttttttgcgtaatgtatatttatgcatttttgTGCAACTAAATAATGAACCTGTATAAGTTGGATGTTTAGTCGTCTCTTGTGTTTTTGGTGTTATTTTTCAGATCCTATAATCCTGTTGAAGTagttttaaagaggaaaaaagtgCAATTTGTTTAAAGGGGGAAGTGGGTATCTGTCAAAAAAATAATGGAAGTATTCTGTACGTGGCTTGAGCCATTC
This genomic stretch from Hippoglossus hippoglossus isolate fHipHip1 chromosome 3, fHipHip1.pri, whole genome shotgun sequence harbors:
- the LOC117755671 gene encoding RNA-binding protein with multiple splicing 2 isoform X2, which produces MILSRTSTTSTTRVSSDASGCARPHLGTSSLLKLRRHQDFHCGLGRTLGKYHSTRKNVILCAAAAAAAETAEASDTMSLKTDAEPNNNVSIEEEVRTLFVSGLPVDIKPRELYLLFRPFKGYEGSLIKLTSKQPVGFVTFDSRSGAEAAKNALNGIRFDPESPQTLRLEFAKANTKMAKSKLMATPNPTNIHPALGAHFIARDPYDLTGAALIPASPDAWTPYPLYTTELTPGLPHAAFTYPAAAAAAAALHAQMRWYPTPSETSQPGWKSRQFC
- the LOC117755671 gene encoding RNA-binding protein with multiple splicing 2 isoform X1, with amino-acid sequence MILSRTSTTSTTRVSSDASGCARPHLGTSSLLKLRRHQDFHCGLGRTLGKYHSTRKNVILCAAAAAAAETAEASDTMSLKTDAEPNNNVSIEEEVRTLFVSGLPVDIKPRELYLLFRPFKGYEGSLIKLTSKQPVGFVTFDSRSGAEAAKNALNGIRFDPESPQTLRLEFAKANTKMAKSKLMATPNPTNIHPALGAHFIARDPYDLTGAALIPASPDAWTPYPLYTTELTPGLPHAAFTYPAAAAAAAALHAQVREQPMRWYPTPSETSQPGWKSRQFC